GGAATCCGCACGTCCTTTTTCAGGTTAGCGGCGTAGTTTAAGACTTGGTGTGCAGATCATGGTTGGTTAATTATAGGCATCAATCATCCTTTGACTGACTGACTGAAACCCCAAATCCTACAATCAGTGCCCAAACCTGACAATCTAATAAAACAAGCAAAACGAGCCCAGAAAGGGATGAAAGCCAGAAACCACTGCGTTTTGCCCTGGGATCGCGGAACTTCATACACAAAGCCTACCGGCTACCGCTGATGCAACAACGACGGAGAGGGAGAGTGGAAGGCGTCACAGGCAGAGAGGGCACGGCCCGATTTCTGGTCCTCAGGTCGGTGTCTCCTCCTGTACTCAGACGTCGATGTGCAGGTGCAGCCAACGACCAGCGACTTCCGCGGGCGGGACGCGGGGGTCCTGCAACTGCGACTCTCGCGGCCCGGAGGTCGTCGGTCCTGAACCAGGGGAGGAGAGGTGGTCCAAACCCGGAGAAAATTCCCCGAACGAAGCCGGCGCCAGGGAGAATCAAAAGCAGAAGGACGACGGGTCAGAGGAGTGGTATCGGAGAGGGAGAGCCTGGTCCGGGGACTCCGGCGAACGGGCAGCGCAGGTAGGTAGCGGGAactggtggcgccgccgccgcggtcagAGCCCCGAGCACTCGTCTCGagcaggcggcggaggcggcggctttgCCCGCTGTTTTTGTCACGTTCCGCTCTGGCAACTGGCCGTGCCGAGAGCCGAGTCCGACGCCGCCGTACACGCGTCGTGCCGGAGACGCGAGCATCAGTGTACTGTGTACATCATCCCAGTCCCATCGGCCGCCGCCTCAGCCAAGTTCAGCCAGGCAAACAATGCCGCCGTGCCCTTGACGACTGGAAAGACGCTGCCACTTTTTCGATCGCCCCCGGCTGTCCCGCACCCACCCAACACGGGCACCGTGGCGTCCGTCCAATTCTGCTAGGCAGACACGGTCACACGGCAGTTCGCTCCTGCCAAGCGAAGCTGTGAGGATTGGAGCGTGTCGACGAGGGGTTGGCCGGTGCCCCGGGCCGCTGGGCGCCGGCGATGGGGGTGGCCGCGGCCATGCGGGGTGTGTGCTGGGCGATGTCGCGAGTAACTCGTGCTACTGCCAATTAGTTGCAGAAGTCCTTTTTCTCATCCTCTTCCTTCACGGCTccgctccctcttcttcctcctctcatgCCTCTTTTTACTCCTGTCTCCCTCACCTCTCGTCCACAGCCCgaccggtggccgccgccgccaccccacccGCCCACCCATCCCACTGCCGCGCCACCGCAGCCACGATCTTTTTCTTGCCCCCGCCCACCGGGGGTCAAGCCCCACCTGACCGGCGGCGCTCTTGCACTGCCTCATCCTTGCCGCCGCTCGAGCCGCCACCATCGTCCGGCTGTCGCCGCCCTAACTTTCCCTCTACGGCCGATGGCATGGAAGCCATCCGCCCATCCCCAACCCCAAcaacccgaaaccctaaagcCATCGCCTCGATCACCACCCCGGCGGCGGACCTTGCCGCCGGCCGCTTCCCCCACCACTCACAAGTCACACCCGGCAGCCTCTCCACCCCCTCGGGGCCTTCCCTTTccctcggcggcgagcggcggcggtgataTTGGGCCGTTGTTTGGCCCTGTACGACGAGTCGAGTGTCACccacccgcccgcccgcgcgcgcgaccTCTATCATTTGCAGTGTGTGCTTGGGTTGGGGTGGGGCTTGCGTGGCGCTCGATTCTTCTTGGGCCCCTCCCCGCTGGATCGTGGGCTGCCGATGCCGAGTCACACgcgacgcgcgcggcggccgccagcAGAGAAGCGAACGCGTGGGCCTGCTTTTGTGATATTCTACGGGCCGAAGCCCACATCCGACTTGAGTGACTGATTGACTCGCATCCTCGCTTCCTTCCTTCGTTGTCCTCCGTCAACCACTCGCCGCAAGCATCATCGGCAGCATCCATCCATGGCGTCCTCCACCGCTGCTTCTCTCCGCCTcgccttccctcccctctccgcccccgccgccgcggcctcctcggctcctccttctcctccgcgACCACCCTCCGCTTCCCTCACCGCCGCGCCCcacgccgcctcgccgtcgccgccttcaAGAAGCTGTCCGAGGCGTCCCCCGTGCCCATCCCCCCGGAGCCCACCCAGCCCCTGCTCGACGAGGGCGCCCTGCCTCCCAATCCCGGGGTCTACGGCGTCTACGACGCCTCCGGGGACCTGCAGTTCGTCGGGATTTCGCGCAACGTCAGGGCCAGCCTCGAGGGCCACCGCCAGAAGGCCCCCGCCGACCTTTGCGCCTCCGTGAAGGTACCTACCGTTCGCAGCACTACCATGTTCCTATGTAGTAAGGCAGTAAGCAGTATGCTCCTACCATCTCTATGTACAGGATTAGATTAGTTCCCCCATTTAACCTCGCCTGGAACAGATAGATCGTTGTGTGAGCTTCGGATAGTGTTAATTTGGGGCATATTGATTTGGCTTCACTTCTCAAGGAGTTATACAAACCCCGAGTACTTTGCTCGCCACAAAACCCCAAGTACTTTGCTCGCCACACGGAAATGGACATCTGCTTCCATGCTTCATTGTTTGGAAAAATCAGTATGCTTGgctactagtttttttttttgaaggtcaccgggaggggagagtGTCCCCCACCTGAATTTCATTGCAGTGGGCCTGAATGGCCCATCAAATGTTTAAAGGGTTTTACACACAGTGCTCCTTTAGAGTTTACATTGCGGATTCAATGATAGAGCACCAGGACAGACCAATGTGCAGGTCTTTGTGCGGGAGTCGACTCCCCCATGAGCGGGCATCATCGCGAGCTGCCCGCAAGACAGCTCCTAAAGGATCTAGCTGTTGTCTGAACACGGTGTTGTTGCGGCGCTTCCAGTAGATTTCTCTCCAGTCCTCAGTAATGGCTGATTGATGTATCGCCAGCATTGCCATGACATAATGCACATGCTACTTGATTTAATAGAAAACATTATTAATTCGATATCCTTGGACACTTCATTTGCCCCGTTCAAGACGAGATGACATTCATTATGAATTGCAGTTTATTTGATATAGATTCAAATTGCATACACTGCAATTTGTGTTAAGACAGTGGAAATAATTTTTATGGTTGTTACAGGGCCGTTCTTTATAGCAGGTTTGTGGATGTATGGTTTCTGATTACTTTTACCATTGTTTTTGTTTTAACTAATCACggtgctagctcatgaaaaatATGATCTTGGGTACAATAGAGGGAATCATGAATCCAGACATGTCGTATTAACCAGTATGGTCACTATTCTGCATAAGATAAATCTGTTGAAAAGGACAAAATAATTCCTAATTTTTTGCATATGAGTTTATTCTTGCTTCAGTGCTTGAATATATGATTGCACCATTGTGACATGTGCAGGTTGCAGTAGCAGATGAGTAGACACCTGATCGAGCAGTCCTTACTAATGCCTGGAAATCATGGATGGAAGAACATATagaatccacaggcaaggcgcCGCCAGGGAATGTTGCTGGAAACAACACCTGGGTAGGTGCCCCACAGAGGCCTCCGGACTTGCGGTTGACACCTGGTCGCCATGTTCAGCTGACTGTCCCACTAGAACAGCTGATAGATCGTCTGGTGAAGGAGAACAAAGTGGTAGCCTTCATCAAAGGATCAAGGAGTGCTCCCCAGTGTGGATTCTCCCAAAGGGTGGTAGGTATCTTGGAAGCACATGGAGTGGATTTCGTAACTGTTGATGTGCTTGATGAGGAACACAACCATGGGCTAAGAGAAACCCTGAAGAGTTACAGCAACTGGCCGACGTTTCCTCTGGTTTTTGTTGGAGGGGAGCTTGTAGGAGGCTGCGATATTGTTTCATCCATGGTTTAAAAAGGGGAGCTGTCTGCCCTATTTCAGAAATAGTGCTCATGTGTTGGAAGTTTTAGTATGCTCGTTGGCCATTTTTACTGTTGTACCTGAGAACTTTAAGCTTCTCTCTTCCCACATTGCTGTAATCCTCTTAGGTCGTTGTAGCGCAAAATTACTTGGCCTAAGAAAATGTTTATTTGGGTTTTCATGAGGCTGTACCGCTGCAGTCCTACTGATGTGATAATACCAGGATATTTCTGTGGGAGGCTTTAGAGTTTCAGGTTATCTGTATATTTGTCATTGCTTCAGATCCTGTACGACATGAACATTTTGTAGCTTCATGTTAAAAGAATATGTTTTCTAGATTGATGGCAGTTTAATGCAAAACTGGTTTTGGCACagtaatatttttttagtaGACAAACTGGATTGATGAAACTTGGAAAAGTGTTTCAAATGACTGAAATAATTTGTCTTATGAAGTTGTCTATTTCGTGTGATGCCATTCTCCTTTCAATATACGAACAAAAATTGAAAATAACTGTTCAATGTCTATGCTACTTTCAAACTGTACTCTCATATTTAACTTATATATGATTTCCAACAAGAAAGAAAATAAGTGATTGCATTTGAAAGAGAAATTCAAATGAAGCGAAATTACACCATCCATGTTCTTGACTAGCTACCTAAAGAAAGAAGTTCTTTTCTTCTTAACTTCAAGGGAAAGAAGTGCAGGTTGTAGAGCGACCCAGAGCGGGGAGGAACAGATATCTAcagtaataaaatctaattGACCCATGCGCTGGAGACGGAATCACCAGCCCTTGCCGATGAGCCACAGCCAGTCGAGCACGACGCCGGAGAAGAGGCCGCCAAGGAGGCAGACGACTAGCACGTTCCCGAGCGCGTTCTGCTCGGGGCCCTTGTACCCCTTGGGCGCCTCCATGAGCACGCACACGGTGAGGTACCCGTTTGTTAGCCCCAGAAAGGAGGTCAGGAAGATCATGTAACCCTGGTCGCCGTAATTGGCCGTGAAGTAGAAGGCCGGGATGAACAAGAACCGCGCCAGGATTGCCACCATCATGCCCTTCCGGTTGGTCAGCTTGAGGCACTGGATCAGCGGCACGTACCTCCCGATCAGGTCCCACACGTTGTACATTGCGATCAGCACAAGAGCATACCTGCATCAATTTTCGTCAGAAATGGCGGCACTCCAGAGTTCAGACACCATTCGATGTTTCATCAAGAGTTGGATGTTTCATGGGAATGATTTCTAGAGAATCTAGAAAGCAAGAAACTTCACCATGATCCCAGGCTGTGTTCTCCGGTGTCTTCAGACAAAAATCCTGGGAAGATCGACAGTGTCAGGACGTATATCAAGTAGATATCGATCGCGTAGTCTATGTTCTCCATCAGTAGCTCTTTTGTGGTCAGGCGCTTGTGTTTCTGTGGATCCTCCTCGACCTGCGGGATTCACGCACTTTACATCATCAGCATTCGATCTCGACTGGCAAAGCTACAGGGAAACGCATAACCGTTTGGTATCTGTCAGAGGGGCACACATACTTGTGCCTGTTGGTCAGAGATGATCCCTGCAGCAGCCAGGTCGCTGGCAACAGTCTTGCTGCCTTCGGCGGCAGCCTTCGAGCGGTAGTACTTCACGATGGGTAGTTTGGCGAAGACGAACGTGTATAAGAGGAGGCACGCCAGCTCGAACAGGCAAGTGATTGAAAAGAACAGTACTGCACCAAGTAATAC
This portion of the Panicum virgatum strain AP13 chromosome 2N, P.virgatum_v5, whole genome shotgun sequence genome encodes:
- the LOC120661653 gene encoding equilibrative nucleotide transporter 3-like gives rise to the protein MSTDVAGAEAQVKGRFLGILICWLLGNGSLFAWNSMLTIEDYYAHLFPDYHPTRILTLAYQPFAFGITLIMTYYEAKMNTRRRNLAGFSLFFLGSFALIILDIATKGRGGLGVFVGVCIISAIFGIADANCQGALVGDLSLMCPEFVQSFMAGLAASGVLTSALRLITKAAFESSKDGLRIGAILFFSITCLFELACLLLYTFVFAKLPIVKYYRSKAAAEGSKTVASDLAAAGIISDQQAQVEEDPQKHKRLTTKELLMENIDYAIDIYLIYVLTLSIFPGFLSEDTGEHSLGSWYALVLIAMYNVWDLIGRYVPLIQCLKLTNRKGMMVAILARFLFIPAFYFTANYGDQGYMIFLTSFLGLTNGYLTVCVLMEAPKGYKGPEQNALGNVLVVCLLGGLFSGVVLDWLWLIGKGW